In the Candidatus Rhodoblastus alkanivorans genome, one interval contains:
- a CDS encoding calcium:proton antiporter, whose translation MASSSDAHGAGWMKLAMTVLAPLAALVLVGLKYAHVVDAEHLAVLLAASVLLFVSVFAAVHHAEVVALKVGEPMGSILLALAVTAIETALIVAAMVGSESGDNSLARDTVFSAVAIVLNGVVGLCLLLGAARYREQGYSVHGTVSALSVLSTLAVLSLILPNFTVTRLGPQYSPTQLIFVGVASILLYGVFVFVQSVRHRDYFLVDPDADEEQALAPPSAGVTAFSGLMLVLSLTGVVLLAKTLAPALEHGIRSVGLPVSFLGVVIATLVLLPESVAAVNAARANKLQISLNLAIGSAIASIGLTIPTVAAVSLYLGKPLTLGLDGEGMTVLMLTLFVSTLTLATGRATILQGAVHLVIFGVFLLFSAVP comes from the coding sequence ATGGCTTCGTCGAGCGATGCGCATGGCGCCGGATGGATGAAATTGGCGATGACGGTGCTGGCGCCGCTCGCCGCGCTGGTTCTGGTCGGCTTGAAATATGCGCATGTCGTGGATGCGGAGCATCTCGCCGTGCTTTTGGCCGCCTCGGTCCTGCTGTTTGTTTCGGTCTTCGCCGCCGTCCATCATGCGGAAGTGGTCGCGCTCAAAGTGGGCGAGCCGATGGGGTCGATTCTCCTCGCTTTGGCCGTGACCGCGATTGAGACCGCGCTGATCGTCGCCGCCATGGTCGGTTCCGAATCGGGCGACAATTCCCTGGCGCGCGACACGGTGTTTTCGGCGGTCGCGATCGTGCTGAACGGCGTCGTCGGCCTTTGCCTGCTGCTCGGCGCCGCGCGTTATCGCGAACAGGGATACAGCGTTCACGGCACGGTTTCGGCGCTGAGCGTTCTCTCCACGCTGGCGGTCCTCAGCCTGATCCTGCCCAATTTCACCGTAACCCGGCTCGGCCCGCAATATTCGCCGACACAGCTGATTTTTGTCGGCGTGGCCTCCATTCTGCTTTATGGCGTCTTCGTTTTCGTGCAGTCCGTCCGCCATCGCGATTATTTTCTTGTCGATCCCGACGCCGATGAAGAGCAAGCTTTGGCGCCGCCTTCGGCCGGCGTCACTGCTTTCAGCGGTCTGATGCTCGTTCTATCGCTGACGGGCGTCGTGCTCCTGGCGAAAACCCTGGCGCCGGCGCTGGAGCATGGCATCCGCTCGGTCGGCCTGCCGGTCTCTTTCCTCGGCGTCGTCATCGCGACCCTGGTCCTGCTGCCCGAGAGCGTCGCCGCGGTGAACGCCGCGCGCGCGAACAAGCTGCAGATCAGCCTCAATCTCGCGATCGGTTCGGCGATCGCGAGCATCGGCCTGACCATTCCCACTGTCGCCGCCGTGTCGCTCTATCTGGGCAAGCCGCTCACGCTCGGCCTCGACGGCGAAGGCATGACGGTGCTGATGCTGACCCTGTTCGTCTCCACGCTCACTCTTGCGACGGGCCGCGCCACCATCTTGCAGGGCGCGGTCCATCTGGTGATTTTCGGCGTTTTCCTGCTGTTTTCGGCCGTGCCTTGA
- a CDS encoding tetratricopeptide repeat protein — protein MRLFILSVTLLVLVLAPARAKDTAAFVGSESCAACHRAQYEDWRKSHHAGAMQIADEKNVLGDFNDAHFRKGSIETTFFRRDGKYFVRTDGPDGKLADFEIKYTFGLSPLQQYLIELPGGRLQAFGIAWDSRPKEHGGQKWFDLYPNRELAAGDPLHWTGIDQNWNYQCAWCHSTDLKKNYDPTKDTFATHWSEISIGCEACHGPASRHLAWAKGGAGLTPDEKKAHGFAFRFDQRKGVTWTPNPQGTAARSQPPGARTEELVCAGCHSRRGQFADAPQDVHHFYDAFRPATLAPGLYYPDGQQREEVYNFASFAQSRMHAAGVTCSDCHNPHSGKLRLPGNQVCGQCHAAKVFDTPAHHHHPQGSPGAQCAACHMPTTNYMVIHARQDHSIRIPRPDRTISMGTPNACNKCHADEDANWAEAALKGWGMTNNPGAQTFAEAFALADADGPGATGALLGVANDSGQSSIARASALARLDGDAAPAVIEAAAQLTKADDPMIRVAAAEVLANADSAAKARALAPLLRDPTRLVRMQAARSLAGAGEANLAPGDLVAFEKALDEYVAGEMFTAERPESRANLGALDLARGKIDAAQAEFAKALALDKTFAPAAIQLAEIARHRGDEPGAEAILAKALADNPRSGPLAHALGLSLIRQKRTAEAVAKLELATKLAPDNAHYAYVYAVALHDTGEPAKAREVLRAALARRPNDREILAALASYEAQEGDYASALGHVQALQKLEPDNPRIQGFADALRAKLVRPEQ, from the coding sequence ATGCGGCTTTTCATCCTTTCCGTGACCCTGCTCGTTCTGGTCCTCGCTCCAGCGCGGGCGAAGGACACCGCGGCCTTCGTCGGCTCGGAAAGCTGCGCCGCCTGTCACAGGGCGCAATATGAGGATTGGCGGAAATCGCATCACGCCGGAGCAATGCAGATCGCCGACGAAAAGAACGTGCTGGGCGATTTCAATGACGCGCATTTCCGCAAGGGTTCAATCGAAACCACCTTCTTCCGCCGCGACGGCAAATATTTCGTCCGAACCGACGGGCCGGACGGCAAGCTGGCCGATTTCGAGATCAAATATACGTTCGGACTCTCTCCTCTTCAGCAATATCTGATCGAACTGCCCGGCGGCCGGCTACAGGCCTTCGGGATTGCCTGGGATTCCCGGCCGAAGGAGCATGGCGGCCAAAAATGGTTCGACCTTTACCCGAACCGCGAATTGGCGGCGGGCGATCCCTTGCATTGGACCGGGATCGACCAGAACTGGAACTATCAATGCGCCTGGTGCCATTCGACCGATCTGAAAAAGAACTATGACCCGACGAAAGACACTTTCGCCACTCATTGGAGCGAGATCAGCATCGGTTGCGAGGCCTGCCACGGTCCGGCGTCGCGCCATCTCGCCTGGGCCAAGGGCGGCGCCGGCCTGACGCCTGACGAGAAGAAGGCCCACGGCTTCGCGTTTCGCTTCGACCAGCGCAAGGGCGTGACCTGGACGCCCAATCCGCAAGGAACCGCCGCGCGTTCACAGCCGCCGGGCGCCCGGACCGAAGAACTGGTCTGCGCTGGCTGCCATTCCCGGCGCGGCCAGTTCGCGGACGCGCCGCAGGACGTTCATCATTTCTACGACGCCTTTCGGCCGGCGACGCTCGCGCCGGGCCTCTATTATCCCGACGGCCAGCAGCGCGAAGAAGTCTATAATTTCGCCTCCTTCGCCCAGAGCCGGATGCATGCGGCGGGCGTGACCTGTTCGGACTGCCACAATCCCCATTCCGGCAAGCTGCGCCTTCCCGGCAACCAGGTCTGCGGCCAGTGCCATGCCGCGAAAGTGTTCGACACGCCGGCCCATCACCATCATCCGCAGGGTTCCCCCGGCGCGCAATGCGCCGCCTGTCACATGCCGACGACCAATTACATGGTCATCCACGCGCGGCAGGATCATTCGATCCGCATTCCCCGCCCGGATCGCACGATCAGTATGGGAACGCCCAACGCCTGCAATAAATGCCACGCCGACGAGGACGCGAACTGGGCCGAGGCGGCGCTGAAAGGCTGGGGGATGACCAATAATCCCGGCGCCCAGACCTTCGCCGAGGCTTTTGCGCTCGCCGACGCCGACGGGCCGGGCGCAACCGGCGCGCTGCTCGGCGTCGCCAATGATTCCGGGCAATCTTCGATCGCCCGCGCCAGCGCGCTGGCGCGGCTCGACGGCGACGCCGCCCCCGCGGTGATCGAGGCGGCCGCGCAACTGACCAAGGCCGACGATCCGATGATCCGCGTCGCGGCGGCGGAGGTTCTCGCCAACGCCGATTCCGCGGCCAAGGCGCGCGCTTTGGCGCCGCTGCTGCGCGATCCGACCCGCCTCGTGCGCATGCAGGCGGCGCGCAGCCTCGCGGGCGCGGGCGAGGCGAATCTCGCGCCCGGCGATCTCGTGGCCTTCGAAAAGGCGCTCGACGAATATGTGGCGGGCGAGATGTTCACCGCCGAACGCCCGGAATCGCGCGCCAATCTGGGTGCGCTCGACCTTGCGCGCGGCAAGATCGATGCGGCTCAGGCCGAGTTCGCGAAGGCGCTGGCGCTCGACAAGACTTTCGCGCCCGCCGCCATACAGCTTGCGGAAATTGCCCGGCATCGCGGCGACGAGCCGGGAGCGGAAGCGATTCTGGCCAAGGCTTTGGCCGACAATCCCCGCTCCGGCCCGCTTGCGCATGCTTTGGGCCTCAGTCTGATCCGTCAGAAACGCACGGCCGAGGCCGTCGCCAAACTGGAGCTGGCGACAAAACTCGCCCCCGATAATGCGCATTACGCCTATGTCTACGCCGTTGCCTTGCACGACACCGGCGAGCCGGCCAAGGCCCGCGAAGTCTTGCGGGCGGCCCTCGCACGACGGCCCAACGACCGCGAAATTCTTGCCGCGCTCGCCTCCTACGAGGCCCAGGAGGGCGATTACGCCTCCGCGCTCGGCCATGTCCAGGCGCTGCAAAAGCTCGAGCCCGACAACCCGCGCATCCAGGGATTCGCCGACGCCCTGCGCGCCAAGCTCGTCAGGCCCGAACAATAA
- a CDS encoding SspB family protein codes for MPTDVIRYDLQVQDALRGVVRKVLADAARDGLPGEHHFYITFRTHAPGVNLSARLREQYPDEMTIILQYQFWDLQVDDESFEVGLHFKNIPERLHIPFEAITGFYDPSVQFGLKFEALSEDDEEMGFEDDDQDEEAVVESIANRPGAAPESESEKSRPRGAASEPEVLPAKSGLAESAKANAGRGKAEDKPAQAGASADGEESKVVSIDAFRKKT; via the coding sequence ATGCCGACAGATGTGATTCGCTACGACCTTCAAGTTCAGGACGCGCTGCGTGGCGTGGTGCGCAAGGTGCTGGCCGACGCGGCGCGCGACGGGCTGCCCGGTGAGCATCATTTTTATATCACTTTCCGCACCCACGCGCCGGGCGTCAATCTCTCGGCCCGGCTGCGCGAGCAATATCCCGACGAGATGACCATCATCCTGCAATATCAATTCTGGGATCTGCAGGTCGATGACGAGAGTTTCGAGGTCGGGCTCCATTTCAAGAACATTCCCGAACGTCTCCACATTCCGTTCGAGGCCATCACCGGCTTCTACGATCCTTCGGTGCAATTCGGCCTGAAATTCGAGGCCCTGTCCGAGGACGACGAGGAGATGGGTTTCGAGGACGACGACCAGGACGAAGAGGCCGTGGTCGAGAGCATCGCCAACAGGCCCGGCGCGGCGCCCGAATCGGAAAGCGAAAAGTCCCGCCCGCGCGGCGCCGCCTCGGAGCCGGAAGTGCTTCCCGCCAAGTCCGGGCTGGCCGAATCGGCGAAGGCGAATGCCGGCAGGGGCAAGGCCGAGGACAAACCTGCCCAGGCGGGCGCGTCCGCCGACGGCGAGGAATCGAAGGTCGTGTCGATCGACGCCTTCCGCAAAAAGACCTGA
- a CDS encoding DUF4169 family protein, with protein sequence MGEIVNLRRARKTRERRKDDEKAQENRVRFGLSKAERGLAEKTKSLAERRLEGHRLDEAPGGDGEP encoded by the coding sequence ATGGGCGAGATCGTCAATCTCCGCCGCGCCCGCAAGACGCGGGAACGCCGCAAGGACGACGAAAAGGCGCAGGAAAACCGCGTCCGCTTCGGCCTGAGCAAGGCGGAGCGCGGTCTTGCGGAAAAGACGAAATCGCTCGCCGAGCGTCGGCTCGAAGGGCATCGGCTGGATGAAGCGCCCGGCGGCGACGGCGAGCCATGA
- a CDS encoding ribbon-helix-helix domain-containing protein: MTPASGRMRKHSLVIAGHSTSISLESAFWDALRELAQERGVSVAALVAEIDAERGEANLSSALRVRLLEHYREKATQP, encoded by the coding sequence ATGACTCCGGCTTCGGGCCGGATGCGCAAACATTCCCTGGTCATCGCCGGTCACAGCACCAGCATATCGCTGGAATCCGCCTTCTGGGACGCCCTGCGCGAACTCGCCCAAGAGCGCGGCGTAAGCGTCGCGGCTCTGGTCGCGGAAATTGACGCCGAGCGCGGCGAGGCCAATCTCTCTTCCGCGCTGCGCGTGCGGCTTCTGGAGCATTATCGCGAAAAGGCGACGCAGCCTTAG